A region from the Biomphalaria glabrata chromosome 14, xgBioGlab47.1, whole genome shotgun sequence genome encodes:
- the LOC129922773 gene encoding ribosomal RNA processing protein 1 homolog B-like isoform X2, with protein MELEKPEVSAEVHFAQKLAANEKKIRDRAIKRLHKYLSVRSTHGGLSDEDLLKIWKGLFYCMWMQDKLLIQEELSKRITNLIHCFPKTVDSLRFVKVFFETNAREWNGIDKLRLDKFLMMVRDMLHQTFTLLSNEDWPLDKCMMLTKILAKHVMQPDQLQLPDGLKLHLSDIFVEEIAKVPLDKMSSKKMMILLEPFLYFILNSNKIELVKRVMLDVVYRSVSHFSGKIPEPALWEQKMYKRKRKDKKGKLEAEEETEVVQKDEDKKNIEDMEVEEVHNLFVLDKRLLLLLLFKQAEKKTTKAPNRAVVYKFMKKYPDELEAINRLVNNQKNENQNEHQNICAADIEELESLFLEFAGKVTDEQKKKKKRKNKKRKAEDNILCNNTTSDTAPIESYPAPVDQSTDKKKKRKRSSIGEGNSTVDSPLCASTKCDKENVLVSDSLFQGNNLSAQKSKEVSQTGDVAINIVSNPPLLAEDVHPSPDPKKNKKRKRRSSENCDELAKKKLKTSDNGEVSPQGVCVAETHVHTESPAAENTNFNARSRSQSPKKASVESVELVTYSTLQSPDNKTKIKMNKIHGQSQQMNSSVSTKQDSIKLSTSSSSPPKSSKSKKNSPPGGVRPFSTVEGCVKTPQTPTSSLSVKKSHGALDNKSDPGPSRLSKESKPFSTPAISMTPGTKKKVVFDLRRNKANKFKDYLMSLARQPDAPYEPTKSPSVGILKSPNVQQVVSTDSDTDVSQLSLSQILRTSAKQSKHSTPRKKKH; from the exons ATGGAGTTGGAGAAACCTGAGGTTTCAGCAGAAGTACATTTTGCTCAAAAGTTAGctgcaaatgaaaaaaagattAGAGATAGGGCAATTAAACGATTACACAAATACCTGTCTGTCCGCTCTACTCACGGAG GTCTTAGTGATGAAGACTTGTTGAAAATATGGAAAGGATTATTTTACTGCATGTGGATGCAAGATAAACTTCTAATACAG GAGGAATTGTCCAAAAGAATTACCAATTTAATTCATTGTTTCCCAAAAACTGTGGATTCATTGAGATTTGTAAAAGTATTCTTTGAGACAAATGctagagaatggaatggaatCGACAAACTGAGATTGGATAAGTTCTTAATG ATGGTCCGTGATATGCTTCACCAGACATTTACACTTCTGAGCAATGAGGATTGGCCATTAGATAAGTGCATGATGTTGACCAAGATATTAGCCAAGCATGTTATGCAGCCGGATCAGCTTCAATTGCCAGATGGCCTGAAGCTCCACCTGTCTGACATATTTGTAGAAGAAATAGCCAAAGTGCCATTAGATAAG ATGAGCAGTAAAAAAATGATGATTTTGCTTGAGCCTTTCCTATATTTCATTCTTAATTCAAACAA AATTGAGTTGGTGAAGAGGGTAATGCTGGATGTTGTCTATAGGTCAGTGAGTCATTTCAGTGGCAAGATCCCTGAACCTGCATTGTGGGAACAGAAAATGTATAAACGGAAAAGAAAGGATAAAAAAGGCAAATTGGAAGCTGAAGAGGAGACTGAAGTTGTCCAGAAAGATGAAGATAAGAAGAACATTGAAGATATGGAAGTAGAGGAAGTTCATAATTTATTTGTG CTTGATAAAAGGTTATTACTACTGCTGCTTTTCAAACAAGCAGAAAAGAAGACAACCAAGGCACCTAACAGAGCAGTTGTTTATAAGTTTATGAAGAAGTACCCTGATGAATTGGAGGCCATTAATAGATTGGTTAATAACCAGAAAAA tgaAAACCAAAATGAACATCAGAACATCTGTGCTGCAGACATTGAAGAGCTTGAGTCTCTGTTTTTAGAATTTGCTGGGAAGGTTACAGACGaacagaaaaagaagaagaaaagaaagaacaaaaagaGGAAAGCTGAAGACAACATTCTGTGCAATAACACAACTAGTGACACTGCTCCCATTGAGTCTTATCCTGCCCCTGTAGACCAGTCGACAGACAAAAAGAAGAAGCGGAAAAGATCATCGATTGGGGAAGGTAATTCTACAGTGGATTCTCCTTTGTGTGCAAGTACTAAGTGTGATAAAGAGAATGTGCTGGTTAGTGACAGTTTATTTCAAGGAAATAATTTATCTGCTCAAAAGTCAAAAGAAGTTTCACAGACAGGAGATGTGGCTATCAATATAGTCAGCAACCCCCCACTGCTTGCTGAGGATGTGCACCCTAGTCCAgatcctaaaaaaaacaaaaagcgcAAGAGACGATCCTCTGAAAATTGTGATGAGCTTGCTAAAAAGAAACTCAAAACGTCTGATAATGGAGAGGTTTCTCCACAGGGTGTGTGTGTTGCTGAAACACATGTTCATACAGAGAGTCCAGCGGCTGAGAATACAAACTTTAATGCCAGGAGTCGCAGCCAGAGCCCTAAAAAAGCATCAGTCGAGTCTGTCGAGCTTGTCACATATTCCACATTACAGTCTCCTGACAACAAAAccaaaattaaaatgaataaaattcatgGTCAGTCACAGCAGATGAACTCTTCTGTTTCTACTAAGCAGGACTCGATAAAGCTTTCAACATCTTCCAGTTCACCTCCAAAAtcaagtaaaagtaaaaaaaacagccCACCTGGTGGCGTTCGTCCATTTAGTACTGTTGAAGGCTGTGTTAAAACACCTCAGACTCCTACCAGTTCCTTGTCGGTCAAAAAAAGTCATGGAGCACTAGACAACAAAAGTGACCCTGGTCCCAGTCGTCTAAGTAAAGAAAGCAAA CCCTTTTCTACTCCTGCAATATCCATGACTCCTGGAACTAAAAAGAAAGTTGTGTTTGATCTGCGTAGAAACAAAGCCAATA AATTTAAAGATTACCTGATGAGCTTGGCCAGGCAGCCAGATGCACCCTATGAGCCCACTAAAAGTCCTTCAGTTGGCATTTTAAAATCACCCAATGTCCAGCAGGTTGTCAGCACAGACTCTGACACAGATGTCTCACAACTGTCGCTGAGTCAGATTCTCAGAACTTCGGCTAAACAATCGAAACATTCAACACCCAGAAAGAAGAAACATTAA
- the LOC129922773 gene encoding ribosomal RNA processing protein 1 homolog B-like isoform X1, protein MELEKPEVSAEVHFAQKLAANEKKIRDRAIKRLHKYLSVRSTHGAGLSDEDLLKIWKGLFYCMWMQDKLLIQEELSKRITNLIHCFPKTVDSLRFVKVFFETNAREWNGIDKLRLDKFLMMVRDMLHQTFTLLSNEDWPLDKCMMLTKILAKHVMQPDQLQLPDGLKLHLSDIFVEEIAKVPLDKMSSKKMMILLEPFLYFILNSNKIELVKRVMLDVVYRSVSHFSGKIPEPALWEQKMYKRKRKDKKGKLEAEEETEVVQKDEDKKNIEDMEVEEVHNLFVLDKRLLLLLLFKQAEKKTTKAPNRAVVYKFMKKYPDELEAINRLVNNQKNENQNEHQNICAADIEELESLFLEFAGKVTDEQKKKKKRKNKKRKAEDNILCNNTTSDTAPIESYPAPVDQSTDKKKKRKRSSIGEGNSTVDSPLCASTKCDKENVLVSDSLFQGNNLSAQKSKEVSQTGDVAINIVSNPPLLAEDVHPSPDPKKNKKRKRRSSENCDELAKKKLKTSDNGEVSPQGVCVAETHVHTESPAAENTNFNARSRSQSPKKASVESVELVTYSTLQSPDNKTKIKMNKIHGQSQQMNSSVSTKQDSIKLSTSSSSPPKSSKSKKNSPPGGVRPFSTVEGCVKTPQTPTSSLSVKKSHGALDNKSDPGPSRLSKESKPFSTPAISMTPGTKKKVVFDLRRNKANKFKDYLMSLARQPDAPYEPTKSPSVGILKSPNVQQVVSTDSDTDVSQLSLSQILRTSAKQSKHSTPRKKKH, encoded by the exons ATGGAGTTGGAGAAACCTGAGGTTTCAGCAGAAGTACATTTTGCTCAAAAGTTAGctgcaaatgaaaaaaagattAGAGATAGGGCAATTAAACGATTACACAAATACCTGTCTGTCCGCTCTACTCACGGAG caGGTCTTAGTGATGAAGACTTGTTGAAAATATGGAAAGGATTATTTTACTGCATGTGGATGCAAGATAAACTTCTAATACAG GAGGAATTGTCCAAAAGAATTACCAATTTAATTCATTGTTTCCCAAAAACTGTGGATTCATTGAGATTTGTAAAAGTATTCTTTGAGACAAATGctagagaatggaatggaatCGACAAACTGAGATTGGATAAGTTCTTAATG ATGGTCCGTGATATGCTTCACCAGACATTTACACTTCTGAGCAATGAGGATTGGCCATTAGATAAGTGCATGATGTTGACCAAGATATTAGCCAAGCATGTTATGCAGCCGGATCAGCTTCAATTGCCAGATGGCCTGAAGCTCCACCTGTCTGACATATTTGTAGAAGAAATAGCCAAAGTGCCATTAGATAAG ATGAGCAGTAAAAAAATGATGATTTTGCTTGAGCCTTTCCTATATTTCATTCTTAATTCAAACAA AATTGAGTTGGTGAAGAGGGTAATGCTGGATGTTGTCTATAGGTCAGTGAGTCATTTCAGTGGCAAGATCCCTGAACCTGCATTGTGGGAACAGAAAATGTATAAACGGAAAAGAAAGGATAAAAAAGGCAAATTGGAAGCTGAAGAGGAGACTGAAGTTGTCCAGAAAGATGAAGATAAGAAGAACATTGAAGATATGGAAGTAGAGGAAGTTCATAATTTATTTGTG CTTGATAAAAGGTTATTACTACTGCTGCTTTTCAAACAAGCAGAAAAGAAGACAACCAAGGCACCTAACAGAGCAGTTGTTTATAAGTTTATGAAGAAGTACCCTGATGAATTGGAGGCCATTAATAGATTGGTTAATAACCAGAAAAA tgaAAACCAAAATGAACATCAGAACATCTGTGCTGCAGACATTGAAGAGCTTGAGTCTCTGTTTTTAGAATTTGCTGGGAAGGTTACAGACGaacagaaaaagaagaagaaaagaaagaacaaaaagaGGAAAGCTGAAGACAACATTCTGTGCAATAACACAACTAGTGACACTGCTCCCATTGAGTCTTATCCTGCCCCTGTAGACCAGTCGACAGACAAAAAGAAGAAGCGGAAAAGATCATCGATTGGGGAAGGTAATTCTACAGTGGATTCTCCTTTGTGTGCAAGTACTAAGTGTGATAAAGAGAATGTGCTGGTTAGTGACAGTTTATTTCAAGGAAATAATTTATCTGCTCAAAAGTCAAAAGAAGTTTCACAGACAGGAGATGTGGCTATCAATATAGTCAGCAACCCCCCACTGCTTGCTGAGGATGTGCACCCTAGTCCAgatcctaaaaaaaacaaaaagcgcAAGAGACGATCCTCTGAAAATTGTGATGAGCTTGCTAAAAAGAAACTCAAAACGTCTGATAATGGAGAGGTTTCTCCACAGGGTGTGTGTGTTGCTGAAACACATGTTCATACAGAGAGTCCAGCGGCTGAGAATACAAACTTTAATGCCAGGAGTCGCAGCCAGAGCCCTAAAAAAGCATCAGTCGAGTCTGTCGAGCTTGTCACATATTCCACATTACAGTCTCCTGACAACAAAAccaaaattaaaatgaataaaattcatgGTCAGTCACAGCAGATGAACTCTTCTGTTTCTACTAAGCAGGACTCGATAAAGCTTTCAACATCTTCCAGTTCACCTCCAAAAtcaagtaaaagtaaaaaaaacagccCACCTGGTGGCGTTCGTCCATTTAGTACTGTTGAAGGCTGTGTTAAAACACCTCAGACTCCTACCAGTTCCTTGTCGGTCAAAAAAAGTCATGGAGCACTAGACAACAAAAGTGACCCTGGTCCCAGTCGTCTAAGTAAAGAAAGCAAA CCCTTTTCTACTCCTGCAATATCCATGACTCCTGGAACTAAAAAGAAAGTTGTGTTTGATCTGCGTAGAAACAAAGCCAATA AATTTAAAGATTACCTGATGAGCTTGGCCAGGCAGCCAGATGCACCCTATGAGCCCACTAAAAGTCCTTCAGTTGGCATTTTAAAATCACCCAATGTCCAGCAGGTTGTCAGCACAGACTCTGACACAGATGTCTCACAACTGTCGCTGAGTCAGATTCTCAGAACTTCGGCTAAACAATCGAAACATTCAACACCCAGAAAGAAGAAACATTAA